GCGCTCAGCGTCAACACGCACAACGTCCAGGCTCTGAACGGTTACGCGTTCGTTACCCAGCTGTCCTGCCATTTTCTTGCCTTTGAACACTTTGCCCGGAGTCTGGTTCTGACCGATAGAACCCGGAACGCGGTGAGACAAGGAGTTACCGTGGGTAGCATCCTGAGTACGGAAGTTCCAGCGCTTTACAGTACCGGCAAAACCTTTACCTTTGGACGTACCAGTCACGTCAACTTTTTTCACGTCAGCGAAAATATCGACATTAATGCTCTGACCTACGGTGAATTCTTCGCCTTCAGCGGTACGGAATTCCCACAGACCACGGCCAGCTTCAACACCAGCTTTAGCAAAATGACCTGCTTCAGGCTTAGTTACACGGTTTGCTTTTTTAGCACCGGTAGTTACCTGCACAGCAGTGTAACCGTCGTTTTCCAGGCCTTTGACCTGAGTAACGCGGTTTGCTTCAATTTCGATCACGGTTACAGGGATAGAAACGCCATCTTCAGTGAAGATACGGGTCATACCCACTTTTTTACCGACTAAACCAATCATTGTTTCAACCTCTCAATCGCTCAATGACCTGATTAACCCAGGCTGATCTGCACGTCAACACCAGCAGCCAGATCCAGACGCATCAGAGCATCAACCGTTTTCTCAGTTGGCTCAACGATGTCAACCAGACGCTTGTGAGTGCGAATTTCATACTGATCACGCGCGTCTTTGTTGACGTGCGGAGAGATCAGAATGGTAAAGCGCTCTTTGCGGGTTGGCAGCGGGATTGGACCACGAACCTGCGCACCAGTGCGCTTGGCGGTCTCAACGATTTCCGCAGTTGATTGATCGATTAAACGATGATCAAACGCTTTAAGACGGATACGGATTCTTTGGTTCTGCATGAGACCAGAGCTCCAATTATTTATAAACGACAAAAATTACTACCCACATCCATTACGATTGATGGAGGAGTGTAATCGTTCGGTACATAACTCCCCTATCGGGAGTATTGTGTGGCGAGACGCGTTAGCATCCGGCCATGCGATTCAGATTGAATCGCGCCTGTCGCTGACATCAAGATGACAATGACAAGCCCGCGCATTATACGTAGATCTGCTCAGGAAGCAACCCATAATCCA
This is a stretch of genomic DNA from Winslowiella toletana. It encodes these proteins:
- the rplC gene encoding 50S ribosomal protein L3, which gives rise to MIGLVGKKVGMTRIFTEDGVSIPVTVIEIEANRVTQVKGLENDGYTAVQVTTGAKKANRVTKPEAGHFAKAGVEAGRGLWEFRTAEGEEFTVGQSINVDIFADVKKVDVTGTSKGKGFAGTVKRWNFRTQDATHGNSLSHRVPGSIGQNQTPGKVFKGKKMAGQLGNERVTVQSLDVVRVDAERNLLLVKGGVPGATGCDLIVKPAVKA
- the rpsJ gene encoding 30S ribosomal protein S10; this encodes MQNQRIRIRLKAFDHRLIDQSTAEIVETAKRTGAQVRGPIPLPTRKERFTILISPHVNKDARDQYEIRTHKRLVDIVEPTEKTVDALMRLDLAAGVDVQISLG